The proteins below are encoded in one region of Lactuca sativa cultivar Salinas chromosome 3, Lsat_Salinas_v11, whole genome shotgun sequence:
- the LOC111911365 gene encoding BEACH domain-containing protein C2: MDGGKEKSGGDNGRVNNKAYTDTNDVDALWKQACLDREKDLDKLMNPYGVVTDDTYDLPITNGSSLAAIKANHDPNNLEEGLSPFFTEQFYFVPSSPKPKPKSVPLDMNTEILRLVDSAIMGQPGSMDSIKNMVSGVEDCGDGFDPESVAFLLVDTLLTTMGGVVSFDEDDDDNTKPSVMKNSKAAIISGELIPWLPWLTDSVGFMSPRTRLVRGLRTILRACTRNRSLCCSAGLTMVLLETAEKIFLDDVGSTKQLHWNGGPLCSCLQYLAGHSVTVTELKTWFRLVKRMIKTPWALRLMVSLEKALRGKESRGPKASFEFDGESSGLLCPGEGRWPFLHGYTFATWIFVESFSETTHKTKDAESKSKRFLFSFISGDNNQGIEVYFQAQFLEVEIGSGKGKRANVSFTHVFKARRWYFIGVEHTSNNELRLYIDGNLQETRSIDLPRITKPLSFCCIGTSPSPKKGGLLRNLRQCPLFAEMGPIYIFKEPIGPEMVGRLASRGPDSLPSFGNASGLLWLPTNPHVQNAEEESARLDTEIGGYLHLLYHPILLSGRHCPDASPSGPSGLLQRPAEVIGHVPVTTRIRPEEALWALAYGGPMSLLPFVVSKVNNDTLEPEEGNLNACLASTALAAPIFRIISLAIKHLGNSNELCRARGPEVLSKVLTHLLKTLSSVDVAKHTVADEEIVAAVVSLCQSQKSDFTLKVQLFSTLLLDLKIWSLCSYGIQKKLLSSLADMVFEESSVMRDAKAIQTLLDGCRRCYWTIHEKDSMNTFSLSDGPRPVGEVNALVDELLVVIELILVAAPPPMAMNDIRCLLGFLVDCPQPNQVSRALHLIYRLVVQPNTSRAQTFAEAFISCGGIETLLVLLQREAKSGDHDIQDHDYEAESGSGYPDNIHADDNTSFNGSEFSSFDPHRQNSVFAGSSVGSRLSASESQLIKNLGGISFSINAENARTNIYNIDKGDGIVVAIVGLFGALVSSGYLKFGSHAPTDLSGNLHSLLEGAGSMFDDKVSLLHFALQKTLQAAPNRLMTGNVYTALLSASLNSSARDEELNFYDPQHRFEHLELLLVLLRSLPYATKSFQIRALQDLLILACSHSENRISLTKMEEWPEWLLEILISNYEMGATNASMSTSIREVEDLVHNFLIIMLEHSMREKDGWKDIEATVHCAEWLSMVGGSSTGEKRARREKSLPIFKRRLLGESLDFIARDLRVQTQVIATASAGLGSFGLPPEVSRAEVENAAILSVALVENAIVMLMLVEDHLRLQSKLFSSSHFQAGLKPLEQGNSSKDFEGLSFDDLSYMADGKGEISASEMERLAAAAAAEPYDAVSCAFVSYGSCVIDLSEGWKYRSRLWYGVGQPSNPVDFGGGGSGWDSWKSCLEKDSNGNWVEIPLIKKCVNMLQALLIDECGLGGGLGMSVGTSGGMGGMSALYQLLDSDQPFLCMLRMALLSLREDDDGGENGLIMRSVNNGDYGLHGRLHGDDGSSPSSVASSPGRSMRQPHSELLWSVLSPILNMPVSETKRQRVLVASCVIYSEVWHAISQDRLPLRKQYLEAIVPPLVAVLRRWRPLLAKIYELGPPDELNPLAIDDPALDVDATPIEGALAMIAPGWAAAFASPPAAMSLAMIAAGAAGGDSVAPAPAVNVHLKRDSSTLLGRKTAKLHTFSSFQESLDASKKATVALKDKATAKAAALAAARDLERNAKIGSGRGLSAIAMATSGQRRGKSDMERVMRWNVSEAMGTAWTECLQSVDTKSVYGKDFNALSYKFVALLVGSLAFARNMQRSEVDRRARVDFVARHRLSTGIRAWRKLIHYLIETESLFGLLSKKLCNPKRVFWKVDYMETPSRMHRCLRRDYKGSDHSNVPPVSLDHDKDPKASILALESITIELANEDDEQDTVVNIEGNTDDMWLYEDIHTRSSTTAEQQFQIPMDSTESQVTNYQDFPQSPSAAGPGYIASEHYEIIILELPASMIRPLKVRQGTFQITTRRLNFLVDKSERKTEDKGEDKDRSWLMSLLHQVHNRRYLLRRSALELFMLDRSNFFFDFGNAEARMSAYRAIVHARPPRLNNIYLATQRPEQLLKRAQLMERWSRWEISNFEYLMQLNTLAGRSYNDITQYPVFPWILSDYKSTHLDLSNPSSYRDLSKPIGELNDERFKKFQENYSSYNNPAIPKYHYGSHYSTAGTVLYYLMRVEPFTTLSIRLQGGKFEHADRMFSDINATWNGVLEDMNDVKELVPEMFYLPEMLTNENSIDFGTTQHGDRIDSVKLPPWAENPVDFMHKHRMALESEHVSAHLHEWIDLIFGYKQQGKEAVAANNVFFHITYEGAVDIDKIQDPVQRRAVQDQIAYVGQTPSRLLAIPHIKKMQVADVLHMQTIFRNPKEVKPYHVPSPQHCNLPASAIHATSDALVIVDTNAPSANIALHKWHPNTPDEHGLPFIFQHGKSSVSSSGGGGFLRMFKGKSRSRSRTFPQAHAYAASGIRSSSIVSITYNNEVITGGHVDNSIRLISPDGAKTLEIAKGHCAPVTCLSLSPDSKYLVSGSRDTTILIWRIHRSPRFRSGNISEPPTGTVTPTSVSATTAASSFIDKNRRRRIEGPIQIIRGHLGEVIDCCVNSDLGAVASCSDLSDVLLHSVIRGRLLRKLHGVKADIVRLSKHGVIVTWNNSLRVLSSFTLNGILIAQSRLPLSCSVHCMEISFDGRSGLIGINSCSENVESNEGSKIERLDVPSPSVCFIDLHTLKVFHTMRLEEGQDITALTMNKDNTNLLVSTSDKKLIIFTDPARINSGVFQVKFTTVVRRAGSSLIGLTRGRRRSRRSLASVSSDDE, translated from the exons ATGGACGGTGGAAAAGAAAAAAGTGGTGGTGATAATGGCCGTGTAAATAACAAGGCCTATACCGATACTAATGATGTGGATGCTCTTTGGAAGCAAGCATGTTTAGATAGAGAGAAAGATTTGGATAAATTAATGAATCCATACGGTGTTGTCACGGATGACACGTATGACTTACCTATTACAAACGGATCTTCACTAGCTGCTATTAAAGCAAACCATGATCCTAATAATCTAGAAGAGGGTCTTTCACCTTTTTTCACCGAACAGTTTTACTTCGTTCCCTCATCACCAAAACCCAAACCGAAATCCGTCCCACTTGATATGAACACAGAAATCCTACGGTTAGTGGATTCTGCAATCATGGGTCAACCCGGTAGTATGGACTCCATAAAGAATATGGTGAGTGGTGTAGAGGATTGTGGAGATGGATTTGATCCAGAAAGTGTTGCTTTTTTACTAGTTGATACGCTTCTCACAACAATGGGGGGAGTTGTATCttttgatgaagatgatgatgataatactAAACCTAGTGTGATGAAAAACTCAAAAGCTGCTATAATTTCAGGCGAGCTTATTCCATGGCTTCCATGGTTAACAGACAGTGTTGGTTTCATGTCACCTAGAACTCGATTAGTTCGTGGTTTGCGTACTATTTTACGCGCATGTACaagaaaccgatccttgtgttgTTCGGCTGGTTTGACAATGGTACTTTTGGAAACAGCTGAGAAGATATTTTTAGATGATGTGGGGTCCACAAAGCAGTTACATTGGAATGGGGGCCCGTTGTGTTCGTGTTTGCAGTATTTGGCAGGACATTCGGTTACTGTAACCGAATTGAAGACGTGGTTTCGGTTAGTTAAACGAATGATTAAAACTCCATGGGCTTTAAGGTTAATGGTTTCTTTAGAAAAGGCATTACGTGGGAAGGAGTCGAGGGGCCCAAAAGCTTCGTTTGAGTTTGATGGTGAAAGTTCCGGTTTGTTATGTCCGGGTGAAGGTCGTTGGCCTTTTCTTCATGGATACACGTTTGCCACGTGGATTTTTGTTGAGTCATTTTCAGAGACTACACATAAAACAAAGGATGCGGAATCTAAATCCAAGAGGTTTTTGTTTAGTTTTATATCGGGTGATAATAATCAGGGTATAGAGGTGTATTTTCAAGCTCAGTTTTTGGAGGTTGAGATTGGAAGTGGAAAGGGGAAAAGGGCAAATGTGTCTTTTACTCATGTGTTTAAGGCACGACGGTGGTATTTTATTGGTGTGGAGCATACTTCAAATAATGAATTGAGATTGTACATTGATGGGAATTTGCAAGAAACTCGTTCTATTGATCTCCCTCGTATCACAAAGCCGCTATCATTTTGTTGTATTGGTACAAGTCCGTCACCAAAAAAGGGTGGTTTGCTGCGAAATTTACGACAATGCCCCTTGTTTGCAGAAATGGGGCCTATTTATATTTTTAAGGAACCGATTGGGCCGGAAATGGTTGGTAGGTTGGCTTCTAGGGGACCAGATTCACTTCCTTCATTTGGTAATGCCTCAGGGTTATTATGGTTGCCAACAAATCCACATGTGCAAAATGCCGAAGAGGAAAGTGCGCGTTTGGATACAGAAATTGGAGGGTACCTTCACCTTCTTTATCATCCGATTTTACTTAGTGGTCGTCATTGTCCGGATGCTTCCCCCTCCGGTCCCTCAG gtttaCTCCAAAGACCTGCTGAGGTTATAGGGCACGTGCCTGTAACTACAAGAATACGACCTGAAGAAGCTTTGTGGGCCTTAGCATATGGAGGCCCAATGTCATTACTTCCATTTGTAGTAAGCAAAGTTAACAATGATACACTGGAACCCGAAGAAGGCAATCTTAATGCGTGTCTAGCATCAACGGCTCTTGCTGCTCCAATATTCAGAATCATATCACTAGCAATCAAACACCTTGGAAATAGCAACGAACTTTGTCGTGCAAGAGGCCCTGAAGTTCTATCAAAAGTTTTAACACATCTATTAAAAACTTTATCTTCAGTTGATGTTGCCAAGCATACTGTTGCAGATGAGGAAATTGTTGCAGCGGTTGTGAGTTTATGTCAATCTCAGAAGAGTGATTTTACGCTTAAAGTACAACTTTTTAGTACGTTGTTGTTGGATTTGAAGATTTGGAGCTTATGTAGCTATGGGATACAGAAGAAGCTTTTATCATCGTTAGCAGATATGGTTTTTGAAGAGTCAAGTGTAATGCGTGATGCGAAAGCTATTCAAACACTACTTGATGGATGTAGGAGATGTTATTGGACAATTCATGAAAAAGATTCAATGAATACGTTTTCTTTGAGTGATGGACCACGTCCAGTTGGAGAAGTGAATGCTTTAGTCGATGAGCTTTTAGTAGTTATTGAGCTTATTTTGGTGGCAGCACCTCCTCCAATGGCTATGAATGATATTCGTTGTTTGCTTGGCTTCTTGGTTGATTGTCCACAACCAAATCAG GTTTCAAGGGCATTACACCTAATATACAGACTAGTGGTACAACCAAACACTTCTAGAGCTCAAACTTTTGCAGAGGCATTCATATCATGTGGTGGTATAGAAACACTTCTAGTCTTGTTACAACGTGAAGCAAAATCTGGAGATCATGACATACAAGACCACGATTATGAAGCCGAAAGTGGTAGTGGGTATCCAGATAATATTCATGCTGATGATAATACATCCTTCAATGGAAGTGAATTTTCATCATTTGACCCTCATAGACAGAACAGTGTCTTTGCGGGGTCCAGTGTAGGAAGCAGATTGTCAGCTTCCGAAAGTCAACTCATCAAGAATTTGGGTGGTATAAGTTTCTCAATAAATGCTGAAAATGCAAGAACCAATATTTATAACATTGATAAAGGTGATGGAATTGTTGTTGCAATAGTTGGGCTTTTTGGGGCTTTAGTTAGCTCAGGATATTTAAAATTCGGTTCTCATGCACCTACGGATCTTTCGGGTAACCTTCATAGTTTGCTTGAGGGTGCAGGGAGTATGTTTGATGATAAAGTTTCACTTCTACATTTTGCTCTTCAAAAGACTCTTCAAGCTGCACCAAATAGGCTTATGACTGGGAATGTCTATACTGCTTTATTAAGTGCCTCG TTAAATTCATCAGCAAGAGACGAGGAACTTAATTTCTATGATCCACAACATCGTTTTGAGCATTTAGAGCTCTTGTTGGTTCTTTTGCGTTCACTCCCATATGCAACAAAGAGTTTTCAAATTCGAGCGTTACAG GATCTTTTGATTTTGGCTTGCAGTCATTCAGAAAACAGAATCAGTCTCACTAAGATGGAGGAATGGCCCGAGTGGCTCTTGGAAATTCTTATATCTAATTACGAG ATGGGCGCAACAAACGCTTCAATGTCTACAAGCATAAGAGAGGTTGAAGACCTGGTACACAATTTTCTCATCATCATGTTAGAGCATTCAATGCGTGAAAAGGATGGATGGAAG GATATTGAAGCTACAGTTCATTGTGCAGAATGGCTTTCAATGGTAGGGGGGTCAAGCACAGGAGAGAAAAGGGCCAG ACGTGAGAAATCATTGCCCATCTTTAAAAGAAGGCTCTTGGGCGAGTCGTTGGACTTCATTGCTAGAGACCTACGGGTTCAG ACGCAAGTTATTGCCACAGCATCTGCTGGTCTGGGATCCTTTGGGTTACCTCCTGAGGTCTCAAGGGCAGAAGTGGAAAATGCTGCCATACTTTCTGTGGCTTTGGTGGAAAATGCAATTGTGATGTTAATGCTTGTTGAGGATCATTTACGCCTTCAAAGCAAACTATTTAGCTCTAGCCATTTTCAAGCTGGTTTAAAACCATTGGAACAAGGGAATTCTTCTAAAGACTTTGAAGGACTTTCTTTTGAT GATCTTTCATATATGGCTGATGGTAAAGGTGAAATTTCAGCATCTGAAATGGAACGCCTTGCAGCTGCAGCAGCAGCTGAACCTTATGATGCTGTTTCATGTGCTTTTGTATCATACGGAAGTTGTGTGATAGATTTATCAGAAGGATGGAAATACAGAAGTCGCTTATGGTATGGTGTTGGTCAACCCTCAAACCCCGTTGACTttggtggtggtggcagtgggTGGGACTCTTGGAAATCTTGTTTAGAAAAAGATTCAAATGGTAATTGGGTTGAAATTCCATTAATAAAGAAATGTGTCAACATGCTACAAGCTTTATTGATAGATGAATGTGGGTTGGGTGGGGGGTTGGGTATGAGTGTGGGTACGAGTGGAGGAATGGGGGGTATGTCTGCTCTTTATCAGTTGTTAGATAGTGATCAGCCATTTTTATGCATGCTTCGTATGGCACTTCTTTCTTTGAGGgaagatgatgatggtggtgaaaATGGGTTGATTATGAGGAGTGTTAATAATGGTGATTATGGATTGCATGGAAGATTACATGGAGATGATGGAAGTTCCCCTTCATCGGTAGCAAGTAGTCCTGGAAGATCAATGAGGCAACCCCATTCAGAATTATTGTGGAG TGTGCTTTCACCAATCTTGAACATGCCGGTTTCTGAGACCAAGCGACAAAGAGTATTGGTTGCATCATGCGTTATATATTCTGag GTGTGGCATGCTATTAGCCAGGACAGACTCCCTTTAAGGAAACAATATCTAGAGGCTATTGTCCCACCACTCGTTGCGGTTCTAAGGAGGTGGCGCCCACTTTTGGCAAAAATTTATGAACTTGGCCCCCCTGATGAACTAAATCCCCTTGCTATTGATGATCCAGCCCTAGACGTTGATGCAACACCTATAGAG GGTGCTCTTGCTATGATTGCTCCTGGATGGGCTGCTGCTTTTGCATCGCCACCTGCTGCAATGTCATTAGCCATGATTGCAGCAGGTGCTGCTGGAGGGGACTCAGTGGCTCCTGCTCCTGCAGTAAATGTCCATTTAAAGCGCGATTCTTCTACTTTACTTGGAAGAAAAACAGCCAAACTTCATACGTTTTCAAGCTTTCAGGAATCCTTAGACGCTTCCAAGAAAGCAACAGTTGCTTTAAAGGATAAAGCTACTGCAAAAGCAGCTGCTTTGGCTGCTGCACGTGATCTTGAAAGAAATGCAAAAATAGGGTCTGGAAGAGGATTGAGTGCTATAGCTATGGCTACATCTGGACAGAGGCGAGGGAAAAGTGATATGGAACGTGTAATGAGATGGAATGTCTCTGAAGCAATGGGAACTGCTTGGACTGAATGTTTGCAGTCGGTTGATACGAAATCGGTTTATGGGAAAGATTTTAATGCATTGTCATATAAATTTGTTGCTCTGCTTGTTGGAAGTTTAGCTTTTGCCAGAAACATGCAACGATCGGag GTTGATAGACGTGCTCGAGTTGATTTTGTTGCTCGGCATCGTTTATCTACTGGTATACGTGCGTGGCGCAAACTCATCCATTACCTAATTGAGACAGAAAGTCTTTTTGGATTATTGAGTAAAAAGCTTTGCAATCCCAAACGT GTTTTTTGGAAAGTAGACTACATGGAAACTCCTTCAAGGATGCATAGATGTCTAAGAAGAGACTACAAAGGATCAGATCATTCCAATGTTCCTCCGGTTTCGCTAGACCACGATAAAGATCCTAAGGCCTCAATCTTAGCCCTAGAATCTATCACAATAGAACTagcaaatgaagatgatgaacaAGACACAGTTGTTAACATAGAGGGAAACACAGATGATATGTGGTTGTATGAAGATATTCATACTAGATCATCTACAACTGCAGAACAACAGTTTCAGATTCCAATGGATTCTACAGAATCACAAGTTACAAATTATCAAGATTTTCCACAAAGTCCATCAGCAGCTGGCCCTGGATACATTGCTAGTGAACATTATGAAATAATTATTCTTGAGCTTCCTGCATCAATGATTCGACCACTAAAAGTTCGCCAAGGAACATTTCAG ATAACAACTAGGAGACTTAACTTTCTTGTTGATAAATCTGAGAGAAAAACCGAAGATAAAGGTGAAGATAAGGACCGAAGTTGGTTGATGTCTTTACTTCATCAAGTACACAATAGAAG ATATCTCCTACGAAGAAGTGCTCTGGAGTTATTTATGCTAGACCGGTCAAACTTCTTCTTCGATTTTggg aatgcTGAGGCAAGAATGAGCGCGTATCGAGCTATTGTTCATGCACGCCCTCCCCGTTTAAACAATATTTACTTGGCAACTCAG AGACCTGAACAACTTCTCAAACGGGCTCAACTTATGGAAAGGTGGTCACGCTGGGAG ATCAGCAACTTTGAATATTTGATGCAGCTCAATACACTGGCTGGGCGTAGTTATAATGACATCACCCAG TATCCTGTTTTCCCCTGGATTCTTTCAGATTACAAGTCAACTCATTTGGATCTATCCAATCCTTCATCTTACCGAGATCTTTCCAag CCCATTGGAGAACTAAATGATGAAAGATTTAAAAAGTTCCAGGAAAACTACTCCAGCTATAACAATCCTGCCATACCCAAGTACCATTATGGCTCACATTACTCAACAGCTGGGACA GTGCTGTATTATCTCATGAGAGTCGAACCATTTACTACCCTTTCAATTCGATTACAAGGTGGCAAATTTGAACATGCAGACAGAATGTTCTCTGATATCAATGCCACCTGGAATGGAGTTCTTGAGGATATGAATGACGTGAAGGAATTG GTCCCTGAGATGTTTTACCTTCCGGAAATGTTGACGAATGAGAATTCTATTGATTTTGGTACGACACAACATGGAGATAGAATAG ATTCTGTAAAGCTTCCTCCATGGGCTGAAAACCCGGTTGATTTCATGCATAAGCATCGAATGGCTCTCGAGAGTGAACATGTCTCTGCACATCTGCATGAGTGGATTGATCTCATATTTGG gTATAAGCAACAAGGGAAAGAAGCTGTTGCAGCAAACAATGTGTTCTTTCACATCACGTATGAAGGAGCTGTTGATATAGACAAAATTCAGGATCCA GTTCAAAGACGTGCTGTACAAGATCAAATTGCTTATGTTGGACAAACTCCATCACGTCTTTTGGCGATCCCTCATATAAAAAAGATGCAAGTTGCAGATGTTCTTCATATGCAG ACCATCTTTCGGAATCCCAAAGAAGTCAAACCCTATCATGTTCCATCTCCACAACACTGCAATCTACCTGCATCTGCCATTCATGCAACTTCAGATGCTCTTGTAATAGTTGACACTAATGCCCCCTCAGCAAACATAGCATTACATAAATGGCATCCAAATACACCCGATGAACATGGACTACCCTTCATATTTCAACATGGAAAAAGTAGTGTAAGCTCAAGTGGCGGTGGTGGTTTTTTGCGTATGTTTAAAGGAAAAAGTAGGTCCCGCTCACGGACGTTTCCCCAAGCTCATGCCTATGCAGCTTCCGGGATTAGAAGCTCTTCGATCGTCTCCATCACATATAACAATGAAGTTATCACAG GTGGACACGTGGACAACAGTATCCGCTTGATTTCACCGGATGGAGCAAAAACCCTAGAGATAGCAAAAGGCCATTGCGCACCGGTGACTTGTTTATCTCTATCACCCGATAGCAAATACCTCGTTAGTGGTTCCCGAGACACCACCATTTTAATCTGGAGAATACACCGGTCACCACGATTCCGGTCAGGCAACATCTCAGAGCCGCCCACCGGCACTGTCACACCAACTTCAGTCAGCGCCACCACCGCCGCTAGTAGCTTCATTGATAAAAACAGAAGAAGACGTATCGAAGGTCCCATACAGATAATCCGTGGCCATCTCGGAGAAGTTATTGATTGTTGTGTGAACTCAGATCTTGGAGCTGTTGCGTCGTGCTCTGATTTATCAGATGTTTTGCTTCATTCGGTGATTAGAGGTCGATTGCTTCGAAAGCTTCATGGTGTGAAGGCTGATATCGTTAGGCTTTCAAAACATGGCGTTATTGTGACCTGGAATAATTCACTGCGTGTTCTCTCAAGCTTCACGCTTAATGGGATCTTAATTGCTCAATCACGTCTTCCTCTCTCGTGTAGCGTTCATTGCATGGAGATTTCTTTCGATGGCCGGAGTGGTTTGATCGGAATAAATTCTTGCTCGGAAAATGTTGAATCGAATGAAGGTTCTAAAATCGAGAGATTAGATGTCCCATCTCCTTCTGTTTGTTTCATCGATCTGCATACTTTGAAG GTATTTCACACAATGAGACTTGAAGAAGGGCAAGATATAACAGCACTCACGATGAACAAGGACAACACTAATCTATTGGTGTCAACATCTGACAAAAAGTTAATAATCTTCACAGATCCTGCT AGAATTAATTCGGGGGTCTTTCAGGTGAAGTTCACAACGGTGGTTCGGAGGGCAGGAAGCAGTCTTATAGGATTGACCAGGGGCAGGAGGAGATCAAGGAGGAGCTTGGCAAGTGTTTCCAGTGATGATGAATAG